The following are encoded in a window of bacterium genomic DNA:
- a CDS encoding glutamate dehydrogenase, translated as YKERYGTLKDMPGTECIKNDELVALDIDILVPAAYEHTINGDNAGNIKASIVAEAANAGISYEANKILHDRGILVMPDILVNAGGLVISYFEWVQDRQEFFWQTLEIEERFQTIMVSTYRQLDAVMHKEKISMRTAALKLGIGRIAEAMKYRGLCP; from the coding sequence AATATAAGGAGCGGTACGGTACGCTCAAGGACATGCCCGGAACGGAGTGTATCAAAAACGACGAGCTTGTTGCGCTCGATATCGATATCCTTGTTCCGGCAGCGTATGAACATACCATCAACGGGGATAATGCCGGAAACATTAAAGCTTCCATTGTCGCCGAAGCGGCGAATGCCGGTATTTCTTACGAGGCCAATAAAATTCTCCATGACCGCGGCATTCTCGTCATGCCCGATATTCTGGTCAATGCCGGCGGACTGGTGATATCGTATTTCGAATGGGTACAGGACAGGCAGGAATTTTTCTGGCAGACACTTGAGATCGAGGAACGGTTTCAGACCATTATGGTTTCCACATACCGTCAGCTCGATGCTGTCATGCACAAGGAAAAAATCAGCATGCGCACCGCAGCCCTCAAGCTCGGGATAGGGAGAATCGCAGAGGCGATGA